The Calothrix sp. PCC 7507 DNA segment ACTGGGGATTGGGGATTGGGGACTAGGGATAAGGGGGATGAGGGAGACAAATCAATTCAAAACTTGTACTGAGCTTGTAGAAGTATTCACAATGAAGAATCCATCCTGCTGTCTCCTGCCCAATCACTAATATTGTTCCCTTGTAGGTATTTAGAATTAACTTGATGAAGAAATTTGGGCGATCGCTAATTTCGACCTCTACGTTGATAGTCTTCCCAAGCGGGTTGAAAACCTCGCCTTAGTAGAAAGTCTTCTTGAATTTGCTGCATCTGGCGATACACTTCACTATCGGTTGTTCCTTGGGCGATCGCTTCTAGTTGCAATTTTTCTAGTTGTGACAATGCTGTCAATGGTTGATCGAAAATTGCACTCAATCCAGCTAGGGCGCGCTTTGCTCCTTGGTCTTCGGGCTTTTGTGCTAATACTTGAGTATAAATTTCCTGTGCTGACTCAAAGCGTCGTTGTTCAAAGCGAATTCCTCCCAAAGCAGCCAGAGCATCGATATTATCTGGTTGTTGCACTAAAATACTCTGATAGGCATTGCTAGCTAGATCCAAATTGCCTACAGACCTGGCTAATTCTGCCTGCAATTGATATGAATCAGAGTTTTTGGGAATGCGCGCAATCAATTGTTTCATCCGTGCTTGTGCTTGTGCTGGATTGCGTTTTGCTAACGCCTGTACTAAGCGTATTTGCATGGGAATCGAGCTAGGGTCAACCTGCACCAAATAATTATATAGAGCTTCCTTTTGGGGATCGATAGGTAGTGCTGCCACTAAACTGTATAGTTCTGGGGGGGTATTAGTTGCAGGTTGTGTTGCTAACCAATTGTTCAGCACCGCCTCTGCTTCTGGTTGGGAAATTCGCTTGGCTTGATAGGCGATACTCGCACGCCCTAATTGAGTTGCTGAATTCTGCGGACTACGAGTTATTAACTGGTCATAAACTGCCAAAGCCTCGTCAAAGCGCTTTTGTTGCACTCGTACCCCAGCCAATCCACCCAAAGCAGCGTCAATAATATCGTTATCTGGTTTGTTGTTGAGTATGGCTTGGTAACGCTGTGTACTAGCTTCTAGACTCCCTTCACGCCGCTCGATTTCTGCGGCTAATAACTGAGCAGTCAAATCTTTAGCACCTTTGGGACTAGCAGTGTATGCTGCTAAAGACTGTCTACCTTTATTTAGCTCATTGCGCTGCACATATATCTGAGCAACCCGGAAATGCAAGAATGGGACATTGACTCCTGTTTGCAAAATATATTGGTATACGGGTAATAATTCCGGGTCAGGAACATCAATAGTCGCCAAGGCATCCGCAAGTTGTTGCAGCTGAACACGGTCTGTAGGTAGGGGTTGTAGTATTGTCGCCAAACGTTGTCTTAAGTCTTTTTTAGACAGCGTTCCTAAACGACTTTCCAAGGCTAATTGTCGCACCAGCAGACTTTGATCATTAGGAGACTGTGAAGCCGCCTGTCGATATAGTTGCAAGGCTGTTTGCCTTCCTTGGGGAAAGGCAGTGAAGACATCAGCTACTTCTCTCAGGAGTGTGGGGGAGGGGTTGGGAGTTGTTGTCAGTGCTTGACGGTAAAGATTCACAACTTGCTGCGCCAAAGTGGGATTGTTGGTACGCTTGCGAATTTCATTGAGCGATCGCGCTAAGGGTAAAGTTGCATCGGCTCTCCCTTGTAATGGATCTAATACCGCTAAGGCTTGTGGTTGTTGTTGATTGGCAAGATAGGAAATAGCCAGTTCCTTACGAGTCTCAATCGCTACTTTGTCAAGTGTTCTTGAACGCTGCAACTGCGCTTCTAAAACTTGTACAGATCCCGCTGAATTACCAGTTTCACGTAAAGTACGACCGTAAGCTACAGCGGCATATCCTTCGATAGGTTTTCCACTTGTTTGGTAACGATTAAACAATTCCAGTGCTTTGGCGAAATCACCACCATAGCTATAAGCTTGAGCCGCACCAATGACTGCATCTGGTGGGGGATTGTTGTTCAAAACGATTTGGTAATCTGCTAAAGATTCCGTCAACCGTCCTTGGTAGGAGTATAGTTGAGCGCGATAACCACGAGCTTCTGAGTCATTAGGATTCAACTGCAATAAAGTGGTTAACGCCGTAATTCCCTGTTGGTTCCACTCAGTCTTATAAGTACCCAATAAACCAATCGTTTTCAGCGCTAATTGATTGTTAGGGTCTACTGCAAGTACCTGTTGATAGGCACTCCAGGCTTCGGGAATACGTCCTGCGCGACGATAGGCGATCGCTAATCCTAACCTGGCTTGCAAAGATTGGGGTTGACTCTTCAGGGCTTGCCCAAAGGCAGTAATGGCATCATTTACCAACCCTTTTTTTAACAATGCAAAACCCTTTTGTACTCCTGCTGGTTGATTCTGTGCTTGCACTGGGGCAATATTTCCCAGAGGTAGCAGAGCTAATGAAGAAGTAAAAAGCAAAAATGAAAAAGTAAACAGAGAAAGATGTTGTATCTTAACTTTTGCCTTTGACCTTTGGCATTTTTTGTTTCGACTCATTGACCACCTCTGCCTCTTGGAGTCACATCAAATTCTGATTTCACCCTGACACCAACCACCGTTTCTGAAAAATCATCACGTCCTTGAACTGTAAAACCTAGCCGCAGATTCGGAAGAAATTGAAAATCATAAAATAGTTCCAGCACATCTGGACTAACGCCACGACGCAGGCTGTCGTTTGAAAGACCGCGTCCATAAGCTAAACCCAAGCGGTCATTTGGGGTTAATAAATCCAAGAAACTGGCTCCGAAGGCGTAAGTATCTGCGCCCAGTCCTAAGTCACGATTTTCGTACTTACCATAGCGTCCAAACAGACCTAACTTGAGGTTAGGAATGAAAACTTCGGCGTTTAGACCGTATGCTTCTTCACGATCAGTCTTTACAGGCCCAAATTGATTATTTCCCCTAGCAATACTAAAGCTTTCTGCAAAGCTATCACGGCTCCCACCATCGCGATCGCTGGCATAAGTACCACGAATAATGGCATTACCGTAACGAATTCCGATTTCTCCAGCAAATCCATCTAAGGAAAAATCCCCAATTCTATCTGCTGATGAAAAGACTGCTGCTTTCGCTTCAATATTATCGGTGACACTCCAATTGACTAACAAACCAGTACGAGAAGCAATCCCTGTCGCTGCTAGTGCTGGGTTGGTTTGAAACACCGAATTAAAAAATTGACTAGCCCCATCTTTAGCAAAACTGTTGCGGTCAAAATAAGATGTTAAATCCATCTGACCAATAACAAACCTGAGATTTGGCACTCCGGCTATTGAAGTCGCCAAATACAGTTCGTTGATATTTAAACCTTCCCGTCGAGAATCATCAAAACTACTGTTTTTACTCGTTAAATCTATAGTCGCCCCAACTAAAGCTTGAGGAGAAATGGGATAAACTCCCGTAACTCGAGCCCGTGCTGAGGACTCACCACCCTGAGTAACATAGACTCCTTGGAATTGTAAATAAGGTTCTTTTAAAGCACTACTGTTGGTTAGGGGGCGCTGCTGAATAACTGTCGGTTGTAATTGTCTTGCAGGAACCAGAGTGGGAATTGCACTAGAGAATGATGGGTTTGCAACTTCTGGAGAGTTGAGTAGTTGGTTAAAAGTCGCTGTTGGAGGTAAAGGTGCTGTAAATTCTTGGGTTGCAGTCGCACCAGGAAGTGGTGGTAATGGGGCTATGTTGGAGTTAATTTGTTCCTGGGGGTTGTTTCCCTGTCCTATTAGTCCCAAATTGAGACTAGAGAAATTTTCATCTGCAGCCTCTCCACCTACGGCTATCAAGGGAATGTTTGTTTGTTTCTGAATTTGTGGCGCAACAGCACGAGGTAGTGCCTGTGGAGCTTTTTTCGTCACCTGCTGCTGAATAAAGTTACTCTCCTGCAGTTTGAGATCACTTCGTGGTTGCTGCTGTACAGATATAGATATTGGATTAGCGATCGGTGCGATACCAGTCGCTGTGGGTGGAGGCGGTACTGTCTGCAACCCCAACATCTTTTTACCTGCGGGTACAGAAGATTGAGGGACTGGTAGTGGGTCTACACTGCCAATCTGGAAGTTGCTAGCTTCTTCAGCAGGAATTACTTGAGCTGATGACGCCTCACTCATCACCATTGCCCAGAAAATCGCAGATGCGACAGTACCAAGCAGCAAATACACTTTCTGGGAGTGTTTTGGATCAGTAAATTTATGACAATCTGATACTTGTTGGCACATTAGCCTAAGTGAATTAACGAATAAGTCTTTACGTTGCAAGATGTTGCCACTTTAGCAAATAAAATGAGTATGATCATCTAGAACGTATAGATTTTCTGATTAATAAAAAACTACATTAAAAGTTGATAAAGTCTGTTAGTTTTGAGTTGAAATTGGGCAGAATAAATAAAAACGCTTGTTATCGGTTTTAATCAAATATAAAAACCTAGTTTTTACATGAATAATCTTAATTACCGGTCTTTTTGGCAAATTTTCAAAAGCCTTACTATAGCTTCTCCTCAAACAGTAATCTCTTTAATACTGTTGTCTGTGAGTTATGGCTGTGTTCAAAAAGTACAAGAAGAAGTGCAGCTAGAGATCAAAAATGTCCAGTCCGTAGCTAGCAATAGTGTATACAATATCACTGGTAGTACAAATCTACCGGAATCTAGCCGGATTACTGTAGAGGCGGTTCGCTATTTACGTCCAACAGCAGGACAAGAAGGGGCGTTGTCGGACTCTAATGTTGATACTAAACGTTCAATCCTGGCTCGCCAAATTGTGGAAGTAAAAGAAGGAAAATGGCAGACTGATTTGAATCTGTGGCAAGTTTCTGCTGATGG contains these protein-coding regions:
- a CDS encoding carbohydrate porin; the encoded protein is MCQQVSDCHKFTDPKHSQKVYLLLGTVASAIFWAMVMSEASSAQVIPAEEASNFQIGSVDPLPVPQSSVPAGKKMLGLQTVPPPPTATGIAPIANPISISVQQQPRSDLKLQESNFIQQQVTKKAPQALPRAVAPQIQKQTNIPLIAVGGEAADENFSSLNLGLIGQGNNPQEQINSNIAPLPPLPGATATQEFTAPLPPTATFNQLLNSPEVANPSFSSAIPTLVPARQLQPTVIQQRPLTNSSALKEPYLQFQGVYVTQGGESSARARVTGVYPISPQALVGATIDLTSKNSSFDDSRREGLNINELYLATSIAGVPNLRFVIGQMDLTSYFDRNSFAKDGASQFFNSVFQTNPALAATGIASRTGLLVNWSVTDNIEAKAAVFSSADRIGDFSLDGFAGEIGIRYGNAIIRGTYASDRDGGSRDSFAESFSIARGNNQFGPVKTDREEAYGLNAEVFIPNLKLGLFGRYGKYENRDLGLGADTYAFGASFLDLLTPNDRLGLAYGRGLSNDSLRRGVSPDVLELFYDFQFLPNLRLGFTVQGRDDFSETVVGVRVKSEFDVTPRGRGGQ
- a CDS encoding tetratricopeptide repeat protein; amino-acid sequence: MSRNKKCQRSKAKVKIQHLSLFTFSFLLFTSSLALLPLGNIAPVQAQNQPAGVQKGFALLKKGLVNDAITAFGQALKSQPQSLQARLGLAIAYRRAGRIPEAWSAYQQVLAVDPNNQLALKTIGLLGTYKTEWNQQGITALTTLLQLNPNDSEARGYRAQLYSYQGRLTESLADYQIVLNNNPPPDAVIGAAQAYSYGGDFAKALELFNRYQTSGKPIEGYAAVAYGRTLRETGNSAGSVQVLEAQLQRSRTLDKVAIETRKELAISYLANQQQPQALAVLDPLQGRADATLPLARSLNEIRKRTNNPTLAQQVVNLYRQALTTTPNPSPTLLREVADVFTAFPQGRQTALQLYRQAASQSPNDQSLLVRQLALESRLGTLSKKDLRQRLATILQPLPTDRVQLQQLADALATIDVPDPELLPVYQYILQTGVNVPFLHFRVAQIYVQRNELNKGRQSLAAYTASPKGAKDLTAQLLAAEIERREGSLEASTQRYQAILNNKPDNDIIDAALGGLAGVRVQQKRFDEALAVYDQLITRSPQNSATQLGRASIAYQAKRISQPEAEAVLNNWLATQPATNTPPELYSLVAALPIDPQKEALYNYLVQVDPSSIPMQIRLVQALAKRNPAQAQARMKQLIARIPKNSDSYQLQAELARSVGNLDLASNAYQSILVQQPDNIDALAALGGIRFEQRRFESAQEIYTQVLAQKPEDQGAKRALAGLSAIFDQPLTALSQLEKLQLEAIAQGTTDSEVYRQMQQIQEDFLLRRGFQPAWEDYQRRGRN